A stretch of Clostridia bacterium DNA encodes these proteins:
- a CDS encoding helix-turn-helix transcriptional regulator, with translation MAQESKGQLCSVCITQKIIRGKWKIVIIWLLKDGKKRFSELERMIPNITQSYLTSQLRELEKSGLVVRKMFNVIPPKVEYSLSNKGKEFLEVVDAMEKWGQGYIREVLTT, from the coding sequence TTGGCACAAGAATCAAAGGGGCAGCTGTGCTCAGTTTGCATAACTCAAAAAATTATAAGAGGCAAATGGAAAATTGTCATCATTTGGCTTCTGAAAGACGGTAAAAAACGATTTTCCGAACTAGAACGGATGATTCCCAATATTACACAGAGTTATCTGACTAGCCAACTTAGAGAACTGGAAAAGTCAGGATTGGTAGTAAGAAAAATGTTTAACGTTATCCCTCCCAAAGTGGAATACAGTCTATCGAACAAAGGAAAAGAGTTTTTGGAAGTAGTGGATGCGATGGAAAAGTGGGGACAAGGTTATATAAGAGAAGTATTAACTACCTAA
- a CDS encoding response regulator transcription factor codes for MVKIAICDDEAQELERAYNFLFRYKQRRPQYDIEIVTFSAPLELISYVEKYGSFDIFILDVYMTGMLGTDAARELRQLDDKGEIIFITSSRDHAIDAYEVDAAKYLVKPYTKSVLFSAMDKVLSRLIDGRHHTVTLKTTEGFVRLFTREIVFTETGRKNYQVIHTIKGNVVEVRMTASELFELLVPAKIIVRCGSSMILNLKYIRQIRKDAVILDSGEELAYPYRAYKKLKEQFLCFQMSTDE; via the coding sequence ATGGTTAAAATTGCAATTTGTGATGATGAAGCGCAAGAACTAGAGCGTGCCTATAACTTTCTATTTAGGTATAAACAACGGCGCCCCCAATATGACATAGAAATCGTTACTTTTTCTGCTCCATTAGAGTTGATATCCTATGTAGAAAAATACGGCAGTTTTGATATATTCATATTGGATGTTTACATGACTGGCATGCTTGGTACAGATGCTGCTCGGGAACTTCGTCAACTTGATGACAAAGGTGAAATCATATTTATTACTAGCTCTAGGGACCACGCGATTGATGCTTATGAGGTGGATGCTGCAAAATACCTAGTTAAACCATATACCAAAAGTGTTCTATTCTCAGCGATGGACAAGGTTTTAAGCCGATTAATAGATGGGCGGCATCACACGGTCACACTCAAGACGACAGAAGGCTTTGTTCGCCTCTTTACTAGAGAGATCGTTTTTACTGAAACAGGTAGAAAGAATTACCAGGTCATTCATACCATTAAAGGAAATGTAGTGGAAGTAAGAATGACTGCCTCCGAACTCTTTGAACTCCTAGTACCAGCTAAGATTATTGTACGCTGTGGTTCTTCTATGATTCTGAACTTGAAATACATTCGGCAAATACGAAAGGATGCTGTCATATTGGATTCAGGTGAAGAGTTGGCCTATCCTTACCGGGCCTATAAAAAGCTTAAAGAACAGTTTCTTTGTTTTCAAATGTCCACAGATGAATAA
- a CDS encoding sensor histidine kinase codes for MSHIILVFLSFLQSVMGFTLLSSSVMHFREPIKKRVMIGLAVMLCGIILLSSILFIFGSDSLDRFAIFVILIIQIPWFLICSEDRFFVSLFNFLTFVNIYVFISYTSDTLVMNLDGNIFIGVRIIVRMLIYAIILPLLFKFVRPRFRRIVDSLDKEWRAAIWVPLLLLLTQSMIIYYPEPYWYWTINTWSRVIILMVYLLSLAVYYLFYIQASAIVEKYALEKRQLLVSQQEKLWESELTRQKATTALASQQRHDMHHHNAVIMGLLQNGDITNLESYMISCDKALEKHHQNSFCLNPIANSILNFYAEQAKEKNIETEFKVSLPEQIGIDNIDLTCVLGNALENAIEGCLRLPKDEKKEIIVTIKYFDHRLRIKVENTCALDILFKDELPITHKMVGGTGTKSILYTAESYDGTAGFSVVGSTFIAQIVLNSH; via the coding sequence GTGTCCCATATTATTCTAGTATTCTTATCATTTTTGCAATCGGTTATGGGCTTTACGTTATTGTCTTCCTCTGTGATGCATTTTAGGGAACCGATCAAAAAAAGAGTTATGATTGGGCTTGCCGTAATGCTTTGCGGAATAATCCTTCTTTCCTCAATCCTATTTATATTTGGTTCTGATTCGCTAGACCGGTTTGCAATATTCGTCATTCTCATAATTCAGATTCCTTGGTTTCTGATTTGCTCCGAGGATCGCTTCTTTGTATCTCTCTTTAATTTTCTAACGTTTGTTAACATCTATGTATTTATAAGCTATACCAGCGATACCTTGGTTATGAATCTGGATGGAAATATCTTTATTGGTGTTCGAATTATTGTCCGCATGCTGATTTATGCTATTATTCTTCCCTTATTGTTTAAATTCGTGCGGCCACGTTTTCGCAGGATTGTAGATAGCTTAGATAAGGAATGGCGTGCAGCGATATGGGTCCCGCTATTGTTACTGCTTACCCAAAGCATGATTATTTATTATCCCGAACCGTATTGGTATTGGACGATCAATACTTGGTCAAGAGTCATTATTCTCATGGTATATCTACTGTCTTTGGCTGTGTACTATCTCTTTTATATACAGGCGAGCGCAATCGTTGAAAAGTATGCACTGGAAAAGCGTCAATTGCTTGTGTCACAACAAGAAAAATTGTGGGAATCAGAGTTGACTCGACAAAAGGCGACCACGGCTCTCGCTTCTCAGCAAAGACACGATATGCACCATCACAATGCGGTTATCATGGGGTTACTCCAGAATGGCGATATCACTAACCTAGAGTCCTATATGATAAGTTGTGATAAAGCGTTGGAAAAGCATCATCAAAATTCATTTTGCTTGAATCCAATTGCGAACAGTATTCTAAACTTTTATGCTGAACAGGCAAAAGAAAAGAATATTGAAACGGAGTTTAAGGTGAGTCTACCCGAGCAGATTGGTATCGATAATATTGACCTCACTTGTGTTCTTGGAAATGCCCTAGAAAATGCCATTGAGGGATGCTTGCGGTTACCAAAAGATGAGAAAAAAGAGATTATCGTTACAATCAAGTATTTTGACCATCGATTGCGGATTAAGGTGGAGAATACCTGTGCCCTAGATATCCTCTTTAAAGATGAACTTCCTATAACCCATAAAATGGTCGGTGGGACGGGTACAAAAAGTATTCTTTATACGGCCGAAAGTTATGATGGTACAGCGGGATTTTCGGTGGTGGGGAGTACATTCATCGCTCAAATTGTTCTGAATTCACATTAA